Proteins from a single region of Dysosmobacter acutus:
- a CDS encoding DUF2442 domain-containing protein — MSRTMPIKSVMTLDGHLLQVTFHTGNCAVVDLKPHLQSVRFRALSNQEIWETADTNGGFIHWYQSGFMVVELAWNEVVEMLLGEWA; from the coding sequence ATGAGCAGAACAATGCCAATCAAAAGCGTAATGACGTTGGACGGGCATTTGCTGCAGGTGACGTTTCATACGGGAAACTGCGCCGTGGTGGATCTGAAACCGCATCTGCAGAGCGTACGTTTTCGTGCCTTATCTAATCAAGAAATCTGGGAAACTGCCGACACCAACGGCGGATTCATTCACTGGTATCAAAGCGGCTTTATGGTTGTTGAGTTGGCGTGGAACGAGGTCGTGGAGATGCTGTTGGGAGAATGGGCCTGA